The following proteins are encoded in a genomic region of Triticum dicoccoides isolate Atlit2015 ecotype Zavitan chromosome 1B, WEW_v2.0, whole genome shotgun sequence:
- the LOC119337636 gene encoding inactive poly [ADP-ribose] polymerase RCD1-like isoform X1 gives MAAMNEKVLAKCGQNIVSLKRKRDSPAAYHADACHTSQSHQHPTGNSDIRLYVGEDRKANIACHFNRQILQSYQNYMTSASPKRILLRQSGNWKEFPEKIVKLAQVDFRTKKTITEVGYQNQLFLLDFVHMTFIDSKSGLQRPIAWIDDNGRRYFPEVLIEDQIVYRRKDLGNGDHVYVRAEPNGAREINDQYGASESSAESSNFESSTEEVSSAKRVRAEKGIIRKINCDHRETVGENEPHTSLPAVFSCQPQQDKLGGQSRAQGTTSVVQKMLLQGMGTAIGSKDIIGIHRTPFLNNYREDRYNLFQKQAEITKSQHGNANVRYAWLPCSKAAVDEMMLNGTLQIKKPTRCPPYGTGVLLAPANCSINCVNYSDVDENGIIYMMLCRVVMGNVEIVHHGSKQHQPSNEYFDSGVDDLKNPQHYIVWDMNLNSHIYSEFVVTIKLPSKAKDSLFTQEDCQDSSDASLVLSPSSADSVSQDMNLEASPALGGQYEAPMLGGSMAKAPSTPWMPFSMLFAAISTKLPREKMDMINNCYEEFKAKKISRIDLVKRLRLIVGDRMLVSTIIRLQDKLPPMVKREAADAPAKA, from the exons ATGGCTGCGATGAACGAAAAGGTGTTGGCTAAATGTGGACAGAATATAGTTAGCCTCAAGAGGAAGCGGGACAGCCCCGCTGCATATCATGCTGATGCCTGCCACACCTCTCAATCGCATCAGCATCCTACTGGAAACTCTGATATCAGGCTgtatgttggtgaagatcgcaagGCGAACATCGCGTGCCACTTTAACAGGCAGATTTTACAGAGCTATCAGAACTACATGACCAGTGCATCACCTAAGCGTATTCTGCTCCGCCAAAGTGGCAACTGGAAAGAATTTCCAGAAAAAATTGTCAAGCTGGCTCAAGTTGATTTCCGGACAAAGAAGACCATCACAGAAGTAGGATACCAGAACCAGCTATTTTTGCTGGACTTTGTCCACATGACATTCATTGACTCAAAGTCAGGTCTTCAGAGGCCAATCGCCTGGATTGATGACAATGGAAGGCGTTACTTCCCAGAAGTTCTTATTGAAGATCAGATAGTATATAGGAGGAAAGATCTCGGCAATGGAGATCATGTCTATGTTAGAGCTGAGCCTAATGGGGCACGTGAAATAAATGACCAGTATGGAGCATCAGAGAGTTCCGCAGAAAGCTCAAACTTTGAGTCCAGTACTGAAGAGGTTTCCAGTGCTAAGAGAGTTAGAGCCGAGAAGGGTATCATCAGGAAAATAAATTGTGATCATAGAGAAACTGTGGGAGAGAATGAACCACACACTTCGCTGCCTGCAGTCTTTAGTTGTCAACCACAGCAAGATAAGCTGGGCGGGCAATCACGTGCTCAAGGAACTACCTCTGTTGTGCAGAAGATGTTGCTGCAGGGAATGGGTACTGCTATTGGTTCCAAGGATATTATTGGAATCCACCGAACGCCATTCTTGAATAATTATAGAGAAGACCGCTATAATCTCTTCCAAAAGCAGGCAGAGATTACTAAATCTCAGCATGGTAATGCAAATGTGCGTTATGCTTGGCTTCCTTGCTCGAAAGCTGCTGTGGATGAAATGATGCTGAATGGCACCTTGCAAATTAAAAAGCCCACTAGGTGTCCACCCTATGGAACTGGCGTACTCCTTGCACCAGCTAACTGCTCCATTAACTG TGTGAATTACTCTGATGTTGATGAAAATGGCATCATCTATATGATGCTGTGCCGGGTTGTAATGGGGAACGTAGAAATAGTTCACCATGGATCTAAGCAGCACCAGCCTAGTAACGAGTATTTTGATAGCGGTGTAGATGACCTTAAAAACCCGCAGCATTACATCGTATGGGATATGAATCTGAATAGTCACATCTATTCTGAATTTGTAGTCACCATCAAATTGCCATCTAAAGCCAAAG ATTCCCTCTTCACACAAGAAGATTGTCAGGATTCATCTGATGCCTCACTGGTCTTGAGTCCAAGTTCGGCCGACAGTGTATCACAG GACATGAATCTTGAGGCATCTCCAGCATTGGGTGGTCAGTATGAAGCCCCCATGTTAGGAGGATCAATGGCAAAAGCTCCAAGTACACCTTGGATGCCTTTTTCCATGTTATTTGCAGCTATTTCAACCAAACTTCCTCGCGAGAAAATGGACATGATCAATAACTGTTATGAAGAATTCAAG GCCAAGAAAATAAGCAGAATTGACCTAGTGAAGAGGCTGCGGCTCATAGTTGGTGACAGAATGCTGGTATCCACAATAATTCGGCTCCAAGATAAG TTGCCTCCGATGGTGAAGCGAGAAGCAGCAGATGCTCCAGCCAAGGCATGA
- the LOC119337636 gene encoding inactive poly [ADP-ribose] polymerase RCD1-like isoform X2: MAAMNEKVLAKCGQNIVSLKRKRDSPAAYHADACHTSQSHQHPTGNSDIRLYVGEDRKANIACHFNRQILQSYQNYMTSASPKRILLRQSGNWKEFPEKIVKLAQVDFRTKKTITEVGYQNQLFLLDFVHMTFIDSKSGLQRPIAWIDDNGRRYFPEVLIEDQIVYRRKDLGNGDHVYVRAEPNGAREINDQYGASESSAESSNFESSTEEVSSAKRVRAEKGIIRKINCDHRETVGENEPHTSLPAVFSCQPQQDKLGGQSRAQGTTSVVQKMLLQGMGTAIGSKDIIGIHRTPFLNNYREDRYNLFQKQAEITKSQHGNANVRYAWLPCSKAAVDEMMLNGTLQIKKPTRCPPYGTGVLLAPANCSINCVNYSDVDENGIIYMMLCRVVMGNVEIVHHGSKQHQPSNEYFDSGVDDLKNPQHYIVWDMNLNSHIYSEFVVTIKLPSKAKDSLFTQEDCQDSSDASLVLSPSSADSVSQTSSTVGAAGACSYSDCVSDSTIDLCFHYEIITSS, translated from the exons ATGGCTGCGATGAACGAAAAGGTGTTGGCTAAATGTGGACAGAATATAGTTAGCCTCAAGAGGAAGCGGGACAGCCCCGCTGCATATCATGCTGATGCCTGCCACACCTCTCAATCGCATCAGCATCCTACTGGAAACTCTGATATCAGGCTgtatgttggtgaagatcgcaagGCGAACATCGCGTGCCACTTTAACAGGCAGATTTTACAGAGCTATCAGAACTACATGACCAGTGCATCACCTAAGCGTATTCTGCTCCGCCAAAGTGGCAACTGGAAAGAATTTCCAGAAAAAATTGTCAAGCTGGCTCAAGTTGATTTCCGGACAAAGAAGACCATCACAGAAGTAGGATACCAGAACCAGCTATTTTTGCTGGACTTTGTCCACATGACATTCATTGACTCAAAGTCAGGTCTTCAGAGGCCAATCGCCTGGATTGATGACAATGGAAGGCGTTACTTCCCAGAAGTTCTTATTGAAGATCAGATAGTATATAGGAGGAAAGATCTCGGCAATGGAGATCATGTCTATGTTAGAGCTGAGCCTAATGGGGCACGTGAAATAAATGACCAGTATGGAGCATCAGAGAGTTCCGCAGAAAGCTCAAACTTTGAGTCCAGTACTGAAGAGGTTTCCAGTGCTAAGAGAGTTAGAGCCGAGAAGGGTATCATCAGGAAAATAAATTGTGATCATAGAGAAACTGTGGGAGAGAATGAACCACACACTTCGCTGCCTGCAGTCTTTAGTTGTCAACCACAGCAAGATAAGCTGGGCGGGCAATCACGTGCTCAAGGAACTACCTCTGTTGTGCAGAAGATGTTGCTGCAGGGAATGGGTACTGCTATTGGTTCCAAGGATATTATTGGAATCCACCGAACGCCATTCTTGAATAATTATAGAGAAGACCGCTATAATCTCTTCCAAAAGCAGGCAGAGATTACTAAATCTCAGCATGGTAATGCAAATGTGCGTTATGCTTGGCTTCCTTGCTCGAAAGCTGCTGTGGATGAAATGATGCTGAATGGCACCTTGCAAATTAAAAAGCCCACTAGGTGTCCACCCTATGGAACTGGCGTACTCCTTGCACCAGCTAACTGCTCCATTAACTG TGTGAATTACTCTGATGTTGATGAAAATGGCATCATCTATATGATGCTGTGCCGGGTTGTAATGGGGAACGTAGAAATAGTTCACCATGGATCTAAGCAGCACCAGCCTAGTAACGAGTATTTTGATAGCGGTGTAGATGACCTTAAAAACCCGCAGCATTACATCGTATGGGATATGAATCTGAATAGTCACATCTATTCTGAATTTGTAGTCACCATCAAATTGCCATCTAAAGCCAAAG ATTCCCTCTTCACACAAGAAGATTGTCAGGATTCATCTGATGCCTCACTGGTCTTGAGTCCAAGTTCGGCCGACAGTGTATCACAG ACAAGTTCCACTGTTGGAGCAGCAGGAGCATGCAGTTATTCAGATTGCGTGTCTGACTCAACAATTGACCTGTGCTTCCATTATGAGATTATAACTTCGAGCTGA
- the LOC119337653 gene encoding probable inactive shikimate kinase like 2, chloroplastic: MAAMSIATSTCCSSSFPANLSRHIATYSRSPRLPLPRPAWGRSLLAASPPASRLRLRPRTSLSASPAAAHDYEFTDTNGEVELRLDIGKLGIESSRDVFVDVDDMSLLIRAKSDGTLRTLMNVGTLFDRVKSSETIWFIDEDQLVVNLKKVEQELKWPDIDESWKSLTAGITQLLAGISVHIVGDSTDINEAVAKEIAEGIGYLPVCTSELLESATQKSVDTWAASEGVDSVAEAECVVLESLSSHVRTVVATLGGKQGAASRFDKWQYLHSGFTVWLSVSEAGDEASAKEEARRSVSTGSVAYAKADVVVKLGGWDPEYTRAVAQGCLVALKQLTLADKKLAGKKSLYIRLGCRGDWPNIEPPGWDPQSDAPPTNITNI, encoded by the exons ATGGCGGCCATGTCCATTGCAACCAGCACCTGCTGCTCCTCCTCTTTCCCTGCGAACCTCAGCCGGCACATCGCAACCTACTCCCGTTCTCCTCGCCTTCCTCTTCCTCGGCCAGCTTGGGGGCGCTCTCTCCTTGCCGCCTCCCCGCCggcgagccgcctccgcctccgcccccggACCTCCCTGTCGGCGTCCCCGGCCGCAGCGCACGACTACGAG TTCACCGATACAAACGGAGAGGTGGAGCTGAGACTGGACATTGGAAAGCTTGGCATCGAGAGTTCAAGAGATGTTTTTGTTGACGTCGATGACATGTCCCTGCTCATCAGAGCCAAGTCTGATGGAACACTGAGGACTTTGATGAATGTCGGCACGCTATTCGACAGGGTTAAGTCTTCTGAGACGATATG GTTCATCGATGAGGATCAGTTGGTGGTGAATCTGAAGAAAGTCGAGCAAGAGCTGAAATGGCCCGACATTGATGAATCCTGGAAATCTCTCACTGCTGGGATCACACAGTTATTGGCAGGTATTAGCGTTCACATAGTTGGCGACTCCACGGATATCAATGAGGCGGTCGCCAAAGAGATCGCTGAGGGCATCGG GTATCTTCCAGTTTGCACAAGTGAGCTGCTAGAGAGTGCCACTCAAAAGTCTGTTGATACCT GGGCGGCCTCGGAAGGAGTGGACTCTGTAGCTGAAGCGGAGTGTGTTGTCCTAGAAAGCCTTAGCAG CCATGTCCGTACCGTGGTAGCGACTCTGGGTGGCAAGCAAGGAGCAGCGAGCAGGTTCGACAAATGGCAGTATCTTCACTCCGGGTTCACAGTGTGGTTGTCGGTGTCGGAGGCCGGTG ATGAAGCCTCTGCCAAAGAGGAAGCCCGGAGAAGCGTTAGCACTGGGAGCGTGGCTTATGCAAAGGCGGATGTGGTGGTGAAGCTGGGTGGATGGGACCCGGAGTACACGCGGGCTGTGGCACAGGGCTGCCTTGTTGCCTTGAAGCAGCTCACCTTGGCAGACAAGAAGCTAGCAG GGAAGAAGAGCCTTTACATCAGGCTAGGCTGTCGAGGGGACTGGCCAAACATCGAGCCACCCGGCTGGGATCCTCAATCAGATGCCCCGCCCACCAACATCACCAACATCTAG
- the LOC119337661 gene encoding lysine-specific demethylase JMJ706-like, protein MVEGRNCLPAEVRNGLETLKKRRLERMRLSAQIDAGDNPAMAARSGGDSLRTPANCGVRLHANNVAAGLPSTSSAQNNNPFAKRKVDKFNMSNLEWIDNIPECPVYCPTKEEFEDPIAYIQKISPVASKYGICKIVAPVSASVPAGVVLMKEQPGFKFMTRVQPLRLAEWAEDDTVTFFMSGRKYTFRDYERMANKVFCKKYSSASCLPARYVEEEFWREISSGKMDFVEYACDVDGSAFSSSPHDQLGKSNWNLKNFSRLPSSVLRLLQTPIPGVTDPMLYIGMLFSMFAWHVEDHYLYSINYHHCGAFKTWYGIPGDAAPGFEKVASQYVYNKDILTGDGEDAAFDVLLGKTTMFPPNILLDHNVPVYKAVQKPGEFVITFPRSYHSGFSHGFNCGEAVNFAIGDWFPLGSLASKRYALLNRTPFLAHEELLCRSAMLLSHKLSDPETINSEHPYTQYCVKSSFVRLMRLQRRTRSLLAKMGSQIYYKPKMYSNLSCSMCRRDCYVTHVSCGCTFDPICLHHEQELRSCSCKSDRIVYVREDILELEALYRKFEQDIRLDKETSANVSYKQAAISDIGVYHGPSVGTNQDISNSEANLLEANAADGGKSSPATSTLTSFAHRDGSLPAEPKVHAARTDQIWSITKLSVKTSSVDGNGGNSSCMADACNEISSCNASPMEYSGNSDSDSEIFRVKRRSSILGRPAPDTETTNFSEQKVLKRLKKASPETQHDNKRPEEYSARTSVPSVSMRHNKSNSASSEEDREDMVPIAWRMKRRQLEAQQGDASYAAQQSKVYPSTSSCSQQQSKVYPSASSCSQQQFAEATKDAASSEVRPKRVKIRLPRSANRLVEQQQQQQQGSSGQRFAVDDKPPGFWHTI, encoded by the exons ATG GTGGAGGGACGGAACTGTCTCCCTGCAGAGGTCAGGAATGGGCTcgagactctgaagaagaggagaCTTGAGAGGATGCGTTTGAGTGCTCAGATAGACGCCGGTGACAATCCTGCCATGGCTGCGAGGAGCGGCGGGGATTCACTGCGGACTCCTGCAAACTGTGGGGTGAGATTGCATGCCAACAACGTTGCTGCGGGTTTACCTAGCACTAGCAGTGCCCAGAACAATAATCCATTCGCAAAGCGCAAGGTGGACAAGTTCAATATGTCTAACCTAGAGTGGATAGACAACATACCAGAGTGCCCTGTGTATTGTCCCACCAAGGAGGAATTCGAGGATCCCATTGCGTATATACAGAAAATTTCCCCAGTGGCTTCAAAATATG GCATTTGCAAAATTGTGGCTCCTGTAAGCGCTTCTGTGCCTGCTGGTGTCGTGCTGATGAAGGAACAACCTGGTTTTAAGTTCATGACTAGAGTTCAGCCGCTTCGTCTTGCTGAATGGGCTGAAGACGACACGGTCACTTTTTTTATGAGTGGACG AAAGTACACTTTCAGAGACTACGAGAGAATGGCCAACAAAGTGTTCTGTAAGAAGTATTCCAGTGCTAGTTGTCTCCCTGCTAGGTACGTGGAGGAGGAATTCTGGCGTGAAATCTCTTCTGGAAAGATGGATTTTGTTGAATATGCTTGTGATGTTGATGGGAGTGCCTTCTCTTCTTCTCCTCACGATCAGCTTGGGAAAAGCAACTGGAACCTCAAG AATTTTTCACGGCTCCCCAGTTCTGTGCTGAGACTTCTGCAGACGCCAATTCCA GGAGTGACAGATCCAATGCTGTATATCGGTATGCTCTTTAGCATGTTTGCATGGCATGTCGAAGATCACTATTTGTACAG CATAAATTATCATCATTGTGGCGCATTTAAGACATGGTATGGGATACCAGGCGATGCTGCTCCTGGTTTTGAAAAGGTGGCAAGCCAGTATGTGTACAACAAGGATATTTTGACTGGTGATGGAGAGGATGCGGCTTTTGATGTTCTGTTAGGGAAGACAACAATGTTCCCCCCAAATATCTTGTTAGACCACAATGTTCCTGTTTATAAAGCTGTGCAGAAGCCTGGAGAGTTTGTTATAACATTCCCTCGTTCATACCATTCAGGTTTCAGCCACG GTTTCAATTGTGGAGAGGCTGTCAATTTTGCTATTGGCGACTGGTTTCCTCTGGGCTCTCTGGCTAGCAAACGCTATGCACTTCTGAACAGAACACCCTTTCTTGCACACGAGGAGCTACTTTGTCGTTCTGCAATGCTTCTGTCTCACAAACTGAGTGATCCAGAAACAATTAATTCTGAACATCCATACACTCAATATTGTGTGAAGTCTTCCTTTGTGAGGTTGATGCGACTGCAGCGGCGCACACGCAGCTTACTCGCTAAAATGGGTTCTCAGATATACTACAAGCCAAAAATGTATTCGAACCTATCCTGTAGCATGTGCCGGCGTGATTGCTATGTTACACATGTGTCATGCGGATGCACCTTTGATCCTATCTGCCTTCATCATG AACAAGAACTGCGGAGCTGCTCTTGTAAATCTGACCGGATTGTCTACGTCAGAGAGGACATACTGGAGTTAGAGGCTCTATATAGAAAATTCGAGCAGGATATTCGCCTGGATAAGGAAACAAGTGCTAATGTCTCGTATAAGCAAGCTGCGATTTCTGATATTGGTGTCTATCATGGTCCATCAGTTGGGACTAACCAGGACATAAGCAACAGTGAAGCAAACTTGCTAGAAGCAAATGCTGCTGACGGTGGAAAGAGCTCTCCTGCAACTTCAACGTTGACATCTTTTGCACATCGTGATGGGTCTCTGCCTGCAGAACCAAAG GTCCATGCAGCTCGAACCGACCAAATTTGGTCAATTACTAAGCTGTCCGTAAAAACATCGTCAGTGGATGGAAATGGTGGCAATTCATCCTGCATGGCTGATGCTTGCAATGAAATTAGTTCCTGCAATGCTTCACCCATGGAATATAGTGGCaattctgattctgattctgaaatcTTCCGAGTCAAGCGCAGATCCAGCATATTAGGAAGACCTGCTCCTGACACAGAGACAACAAACTTCTCTGAACAGAAG GTTCTGAAGCGGCTGAAGAAGGCATCCCCAGAAACACAACATGACAATAAGCGACCTGAAGAATACTCTGCGCGTACTTCAGTTCCCTCAGTTAGTATGAGGCACAATAAGTCAAATTCTGCCTCTTCTGAGGAAGATAGAGAGGACATGGTTCCCATTGCCTGGAGGATGAAGCGGCGGCAGCTGGAAGCTCAACAAGGCGACGCCAGTTATGCCGCGCAGCAGTCCAAGGTGTATCCATCTACCAGCAGTTGTTCCCAGCAGCAGTCGAAGGTGTATCCATCTGCCAGCAGCTGTTCCCAGCAGCAGTTCGCGGAGGCAACTAAAGACGCAGCCTCCTCAGAGGTCCGGCCAAAGCGGGTGAAGATCCGGTTGCCTCGTAGCGCCAACAGGCTggtcgagcagcagcagcagcagcagcagggcagTTCAGGCCAGAGATTTGCAGTGGATGACAAGCCACCTGGGTTTTGGCATACGATTTAG